In Agromyces sp. G08B096, a genomic segment contains:
- a CDS encoding Rv3235 family protein — protein sequence MTALPAARAERAPFPRYRVDDDEYFARQRSSRSELPDPEVVLKNLTHCVLEALAGARDLEQLARWVTDDVYRSLQKRVVLAARSRRARGASAQRPVFTIGNIHRSEPADGVVEAVVMVHQRQRSRAVAIRLEGLDARWRASVISVL from the coding sequence ATGACCGCTCTGCCGGCCGCGCGTGCCGAACGCGCCCCGTTCCCCCGCTACCGCGTCGACGATGACGAGTACTTCGCGCGCCAGCGTTCGAGTCGCAGCGAGCTGCCCGACCCCGAGGTCGTGCTGAAGAACCTCACTCACTGCGTGCTCGAGGCGCTGGCCGGGGCACGCGACCTCGAGCAGCTGGCGCGGTGGGTGACCGATGACGTGTACCGAAGCCTGCAGAAGCGCGTGGTGCTCGCCGCACGGTCGCGGCGTGCGCGCGGTGCCAGCGCCCAGCGCCCGGTCTTCACCATCGGCAACATCCACCGCAGCGAACCGGCCGACGGCGTCGTCGAAGCGGTCGTCATGGTGCACCAGCGGCAGCGTTCCCGAGCTGTCGCCATCCGACTCGAAGGCCTCGACGCGCGCTGGCGCGCGAGCGTCATCAGCGTGCTCTGA
- the secA gene encoding preprotein translocase subunit SecA codes for MASILEKVLRVGEGRTLKRLENYAKAINALEDDFRDLTDEELKHETVELRERYGNGESLDDLLPEAFAAVREASRRTLGLRHFDVQLMGGAALHLGNIAEMKTGEGKTLVATTAAYLNALTSRGVHVVTVNDFLASYQSELMGRVYRALGMTTGCIVAGQTPAQRREQYAADITYGTNNEFGFDYLRDNMAWQASDMVQRGHYFAIVDEVDSILIDEARTPLIISGPASGEANRWFTEFARLAQRLVPGEDYEVDEKKRTVGVLEPGIAKVEDYLGIDNLYESANTPLISFLNNSIKAKALFKRDKDYVVMNGEVLIVDEHTGRILMGRRYNEGIHQAIEAKEGVQVKAENQTLATVTLQNYFRLYDKLSGMTGTAETEAAEFMSTYKLGVVPIPTNKPMVRIDQPDLVYKNEESKFAQVVEDIVERHQKGQPVLVGTTSVEKSEYLSRLLAKKGVRHEVLNAKNHAREAAIVAQAGRLGAVTVATNMAGRGTDIMLGGNAEFMAVQRMHEKGLSPVDTPDEYEAEWDAVFEATKAEVDQEAEKVLAAGGLYVLGTERHESRRIDNQLRGRSGRQGDPGESRFYLSLTDDLMRLFNAGAAESLMARGVPDDVAIESKVVTRAIRSAQSQVEARNAEIRKNVLKYDDVLNRQREAIYADRRHILEGDDLHGRTQQFLEDVIDEVLDEHTAEGNPDEWDFDALWTELKTLYPIGITIDEVVAEAGEKGRVNRDFIRREIISDAKLAYQRREEQLGSPAMRELERRVVLSVIDRRWRDHLYEMDYLKDGIGLRAMAQRDPLVEYQREGYAMFQQMMGSIREETVGFLFNLEVEVAPTGGAAPTIEAKGLGRQEAPADKLSYSAPSDSGGVEVRNQRGQVQQAATQRARRAVAEAQSQQQPAPQQRGAFGQATDAPAGPAPQNRAERRAQEKRGR; via the coding sequence GTGGCTTCGATTCTGGAAAAGGTCCTCCGCGTCGGCGAGGGCCGAACCCTGAAGCGGCTCGAGAATTACGCCAAGGCCATCAACGCGCTCGAGGACGACTTCCGCGATCTCACCGACGAGGAGCTGAAGCACGAGACCGTCGAGCTGCGCGAGCGCTACGGCAACGGCGAGTCGCTCGACGACCTGCTGCCCGAGGCGTTCGCCGCCGTCCGCGAGGCGAGCCGGCGCACCCTCGGCCTGCGGCACTTCGACGTGCAGCTCATGGGCGGCGCGGCCCTGCACCTCGGCAACATCGCCGAGATGAAGACCGGTGAGGGCAAGACGCTCGTGGCGACGACCGCCGCGTACCTGAACGCGCTGACCAGCCGCGGTGTGCACGTCGTCACGGTCAACGACTTCCTCGCGAGCTACCAGTCCGAGCTCATGGGCCGCGTCTACCGCGCGCTCGGCATGACGACCGGATGCATCGTGGCCGGACAGACGCCGGCGCAGCGCCGCGAGCAGTACGCCGCCGACATCACCTACGGCACGAACAACGAGTTCGGATTCGACTACCTGCGCGACAACATGGCCTGGCAGGCCAGCGACATGGTCCAGCGCGGTCACTACTTCGCCATCGTCGACGAGGTCGACTCGATCCTCATCGACGAGGCCCGCACCCCGCTCATCATCTCGGGCCCCGCCTCCGGAGAGGCGAACCGCTGGTTCACCGAGTTCGCGAGACTCGCCCAGCGCCTCGTGCCCGGCGAAGACTACGAGGTCGACGAGAAGAAGCGCACCGTCGGCGTGCTCGAGCCCGGCATCGCGAAGGTCGAGGACTACCTCGGCATCGACAACCTCTACGAGTCGGCGAACACCCCGCTCATCTCCTTCCTCAACAACTCCATCAAGGCCAAGGCCCTGTTCAAGCGCGACAAGGACTACGTCGTGATGAACGGCGAGGTGCTCATCGTCGACGAGCACACCGGCCGCATCCTGATGGGCCGTCGCTACAACGAAGGCATCCATCAGGCGATCGAGGCGAAGGAGGGCGTGCAGGTCAAGGCCGAGAACCAGACCCTCGCCACCGTGACCCTGCAGAACTATTTCCGTCTCTACGACAAGCTGTCGGGCATGACCGGTACCGCCGAGACCGAGGCCGCCGAGTTCATGTCGACGTACAAGCTCGGGGTCGTGCCTATCCCGACGAACAAGCCGATGGTCCGCATCGATCAGCCCGACCTCGTCTACAAGAACGAGGAGTCGAAGTTCGCCCAGGTGGTGGAAGACATCGTCGAGCGGCACCAGAAGGGCCAGCCCGTGCTCGTCGGCACGACGAGCGTGGAGAAGAGCGAGTACCTCTCGCGACTGCTCGCCAAGAAGGGTGTCCGGCACGAGGTCCTGAACGCGAAGAACCACGCGCGCGAGGCCGCGATCGTCGCGCAGGCGGGCCGGCTCGGCGCCGTCACCGTCGCGACGAACATGGCCGGCCGCGGCACCGACATCATGCTGGGCGGCAACGCCGAGTTCATGGCGGTGCAGCGCATGCACGAGAAGGGGCTCTCGCCGGTCGACACGCCCGACGAGTACGAGGCCGAGTGGGATGCCGTGTTCGAGGCGACCAAGGCCGAGGTCGACCAGGAGGCCGAGAAGGTGCTCGCCGCCGGAGGCCTCTACGTGCTCGGCACCGAGCGGCACGAGTCGCGCCGCATCGACAACCAGCTCCGCGGCCGCTCGGGCCGCCAGGGAGACCCCGGCGAGAGCCGGTTCTACCTGTCGCTCACCGACGACCTCATGCGCCTCTTCAACGCCGGCGCGGCGGAGAGCCTCATGGCCCGCGGCGTGCCCGACGACGTGGCGATCGAGTCGAAGGTCGTCACCCGGGCCATCCGGTCGGCGCAGTCGCAGGTCGAGGCGCGCAACGCCGAGATCCGCAAGAACGTGCTGAAGTACGACGACGTGCTGAACCGTCAGCGCGAGGCCATCTACGCCGACCGCCGTCACATCCTCGAGGGCGACGACCTCCACGGGCGCACGCAGCAGTTCCTCGAGGACGTCATCGACGAGGTGCTCGACGAGCACACGGCCGAGGGCAACCCCGACGAGTGGGACTTCGACGCCCTGTGGACCGAGCTGAAGACGCTCTACCCGATCGGCATCACGATCGACGAGGTCGTCGCGGAGGCGGGCGAGAAGGGCCGGGTCAACCGCGACTTCATCCGCCGCGAGATCATCTCCGACGCCAAGCTCGCCTACCAGCGCCGCGAGGAGCAGCTCGGCAGCCCGGCCATGCGGGAGCTCGAGCGCCGGGTCGTGCTCTCGGTCATCGACCGTCGCTGGCGCGACCACCTCTACGAGATGGACTACCTGAAGGACGGCATCGGCCTGCGGGCGATGGCGCAGCGCGACCCGCTGGTCGAATACCAGCGCGAGGGCTACGCGATGTTCCAGCAGATGATGGGCTCGATCCGCGAGGAGACCGTCGGGTTCCTCTTCAACCTCGAGGTCGAAGTGGCGCCCACCGGAGGTGCCGCACCGACCATCGAAGCCAAGGGGCTCGGCCGGCAGGAAGCCCCCGCGGACAAGCTCAGCTACTCGGCGCCGAGCGATTCGGGCGGTGTCGAGGTGCGCAACCAGCGTGGACAGGTGCAGCAGGCGGCGACCCAGCGAGCGCGCCGCGCGGTCGCCGAGGCGCAGTCGCAGCAGCAGCCCGCCCCGCAGCAGCGCGGTGCGTTCGGGCAGGCGACGGATGCCCCGGCCGGCCCGGCGCCGCAGAACCGCGCGGAGCGCCGCGCGCAGGAGAAGCGCGGCCGCTGA
- the raiA gene encoding ribosome-associated translation inhibitor RaiA → MELNIVGRNLGVTDRFRAYVAEKAEKVTHLAERAISLDVKLTRHSEKNGNPGPDRVELTLVGRGPVVRAEADGSDKYAAFDVALGRLLERIRRAKDRRKLHRGGSRRPTSLREAADDGFSGVGVQAAGVDVLEAVRTGSIPVVADERPRDDEEDEAYSPVVIRRKVFASTPMTVDDALYYMELVGHDFYLFVDAETGRPSVVYRRKGWDYGLIGLDEHAETSGEASAARERASA, encoded by the coding sequence ATGGAACTGAACATCGTCGGACGAAACCTGGGGGTCACCGACCGATTCCGCGCCTACGTCGCCGAGAAGGCCGAGAAGGTCACCCATCTCGCCGAGCGCGCGATCTCCCTCGACGTGAAGCTCACGCGGCACAGCGAGAAGAACGGCAACCCAGGTCCCGATCGCGTCGAGCTCACGCTCGTCGGCCGGGGTCCCGTCGTGCGAGCCGAGGCCGACGGCTCAGACAAGTACGCGGCGTTCGATGTCGCGCTCGGGCGGCTGCTCGAGCGCATCCGACGGGCGAAGGACCGCCGGAAGCTCCACCGCGGCGGATCGCGGCGTCCGACCTCGCTCCGCGAGGCGGCGGACGACGGATTCAGCGGCGTCGGCGTGCAGGCCGCCGGCGTCGACGTCCTCGAGGCCGTCCGCACCGGGAGCATCCCGGTCGTCGCCGACGAGCGGCCGCGAGACGATGAGGAGGACGAGGCGTACAGCCCCGTCGTCATCCGCCGGAAGGTGTTCGCGTCCACGCCCATGACCGTCGACGACGCGCTCTACTACATGGAGCTCGTCGGCCACGACTTCTACCTGTTCGTCGACGCCGAGACGGGTCGGCCGAGCGTCGTGTACCGCCGCAAGGGCTGGGATTACGGCCTCATCGGCCTCGACGAGCACGCCGAGACCTCGGGCGAGGCGTCCGCGGCCCGCGAGCGCGCGAGCGCCTGA
- a CDS encoding phosphoribosyltransferase family protein: protein MPPAGRLLRLAAAAAADALALAVPVDCAGCGAPDRAVCAACLQDLTPAPRRVERAGLSTWAALEYGGTVARVIGAVKDGGRTDAAAPLAAAMGCAIRAALAAVDARDPGDAAPAGDARSTRPAGIELCDIPSTGAALRARGYRPVPMLLGACGLRAAPVLRLVRDRADQAGLGVDARRANAAGGLAARHPLADRRFLVVDDVMTTGSTLAEAVRAIRAAGGAVVGAAVVAETPKRVRSATATSATGRETLRDFSGDRAYGVRTGVVDPPFRTG, encoded by the coding sequence ATGCCGCCCGCCGGTCGTCTGCTCCGCCTCGCCGCCGCGGCGGCGGCCGACGCACTCGCGCTCGCCGTGCCCGTCGACTGCGCGGGCTGCGGCGCGCCCGACCGAGCCGTCTGCGCCGCCTGCCTCCAGGACCTGACGCCCGCGCCGCGCCGGGTCGAGCGGGCCGGCCTGTCCACCTGGGCGGCGCTGGAGTACGGCGGGACCGTGGCACGCGTCATCGGCGCCGTGAAGGACGGCGGCCGCACCGACGCGGCCGCGCCGCTGGCGGCGGCCATGGGGTGCGCGATCCGTGCCGCGCTCGCCGCGGTCGACGCGCGGGACCCCGGTGACGCGGCGCCCGCCGGCGACGCGCGGTCGACCCGTCCGGCCGGCATCGAGCTCTGCGACATCCCGTCGACCGGCGCTGCACTCCGGGCTCGCGGGTACCGCCCGGTGCCGATGCTGCTCGGCGCCTGCGGACTCCGGGCGGCGCCCGTGCTGCGACTCGTCCGCGACCGCGCGGATCAGGCCGGGCTGGGCGTCGATGCGCGACGGGCGAACGCGGCCGGCGGTCTGGCTGCGCGGCACCCGCTGGCCGACCGCCGGTTCCTCGTCGTCGACGATGTGATGACGACGGGTTCGACGCTCGCCGAGGCGGTCCGGGCGATCCGGGCCGCGGGCGGTGCGGTGGTCGGCGCCGCGGTCGTCGCGGAGACGCCGAAGCGGGTCCGGAGCGCCACGGCGACGTCGGCGACGGGCCGGGAAACTCTCCGTGACTTCTCGGGGGATCGGGCGTACGGTGTCAGGACAGGCGTGGTCGATCCACCCTTCAGAACCGGGTGA
- a CDS encoding GerMN domain-containing protein, producing MRRRIAAASIAIIAALLAGCASIPSSGGVHRGEPRTQPETLDLELLASGPTGGETQEEILRGFIDAATDARNNYEIAREFLTPAFSAEWRADESATIDQFSARDYEATGPQAIRLEVVPTASLGPNGRYAIAPSTAQIPLDYSFEQVEGEWRISGAPDGILIDSSNFTRAFRAHALTFLDPTERWAVPDVRWFAGRDTVQTKIVRALLAGPAEWLDPGVTTAFPDGARLEADAVPVTNTTAGVDLVDAPAEDARTVQLMRFQLEESLRGVRGVGDVRLSLNGVEQGSDEIPNEPGVDPLVPARPVVFDGEAFGHLSASGETVTPIEGLSERVVPLAPSGASVGPGAEQAALRTADGVVLVGPGDDQVLLDPRGDLIVPAIDGYGVVWSVPRSSPDQLTVYAPDGTPVQLAVPWTGTAIAALQVSRDTTRVVALLADGARTRFVAASVVRDGDGVPVELGKVTLELADVDGVPLDIAWLDDRTVASLTSVSDGTRVLTQTIGGGLDSTRPGPVDGAELGGGNSLGDLRVRTASGDLETRSGLGWQVQASGILLIAAQQPD from the coding sequence ATGCGTAGGCGCATCGCGGCGGCATCCATCGCGATCATCGCCGCCCTGCTGGCGGGGTGCGCGAGCATCCCGAGCTCGGGCGGTGTGCACCGCGGCGAGCCGCGGACCCAGCCCGAGACGCTGGATCTCGAACTGCTGGCCTCCGGTCCGACGGGCGGGGAGACGCAGGAGGAGATCCTGCGGGGGTTCATCGACGCCGCGACCGACGCGCGCAACAACTACGAGATCGCCCGCGAGTTCCTGACGCCGGCCTTCTCCGCCGAGTGGCGGGCCGACGAATCGGCGACGATCGACCAGTTCAGCGCGCGGGACTACGAGGCGACGGGTCCGCAGGCCATCCGGCTCGAGGTCGTCCCGACGGCATCGCTCGGGCCGAACGGCAGGTACGCGATCGCGCCGTCCACCGCTCAGATCCCGCTCGACTACTCGTTCGAGCAGGTCGAGGGCGAGTGGCGCATCTCGGGGGCCCCGGACGGCATCCTCATCGACTCGTCGAACTTCACGCGGGCGTTCCGCGCGCACGCGCTGACCTTCCTCGACCCCACCGAGCGCTGGGCGGTGCCCGACGTCCGGTGGTTCGCGGGGCGCGACACGGTGCAGACCAAGATCGTGCGGGCCCTGCTCGCGGGGCCCGCCGAGTGGCTGGATCCCGGTGTCACGACCGCGTTCCCCGACGGCGCCAGGCTCGAGGCCGACGCGGTGCCGGTGACGAACACGACGGCCGGCGTCGATCTCGTGGATGCCCCGGCTGAGGATGCCCGCACGGTCCAGCTCATGCGCTTCCAGCTCGAGGAGAGCCTGCGCGGCGTCCGCGGCGTCGGCGACGTGCGGCTGTCGCTGAACGGCGTCGAGCAGGGCTCGGACGAGATCCCGAACGAGCCGGGGGTCGACCCCCTCGTGCCGGCGCGCCCCGTGGTCTTCGATGGCGAGGCGTTCGGGCACCTGAGCGCATCCGGGGAGACGGTGACCCCGATCGAGGGGCTGAGCGAGCGCGTCGTGCCGCTCGCCCCGAGCGGCGCCTCCGTCGGGCCGGGCGCCGAGCAGGCCGCGCTCCGCACCGCCGACGGCGTCGTGCTGGTGGGTCCGGGCGACGATCAGGTGCTCCTCGACCCGCGTGGCGACCTCATCGTGCCGGCGATCGACGGGTACGGGGTGGTGTGGTCGGTTCCGCGGTCCTCGCCGGACCAGCTGACGGTCTACGCCCCGGACGGCACTCCCGTGCAGCTCGCCGTGCCGTGGACCGGCACGGCCATCGCGGCGCTCCAGGTCTCGCGCGACACGACCCGGGTGGTCGCGCTCCTCGCCGACGGTGCGCGCACGAGGTTCGTCGCCGCCTCCGTCGTGCGCGACGGCGACGGCGTGCCCGTCGAGCTCGGGAAGGTCACCCTCGAGCTCGCCGACGTCGACGGGGTGCCGCTCGACATCGCGTGGCTCGACGACCGCACCGTGGCGAGCCTGACCTCGGTGAGCGACGGGACGCGCGTGCTCACGCAGACGATCGGCGGCGGCCTCGACTCCACCCGGCCCGGTCCGGTCGACGGTGCGGAACTCGGCGGCGGGAACAGCCTCGGCGATCTGCGGGTCCGCACCGCGTCGGGAGACCTCGAGACGCGGTCCGGCCTCGGCTGGCAGGTGCAGGCCTCCGGCATCCTGCTGATCGCCGCGCAGCAGCCGGACTGA
- the mtrB gene encoding MtrAB system histidine kinase MtrB: MAGEASAVPGGVADGVRRRLTAAGGRIGALWRRSLQFRTVLITIGLSGLAILVIGLYITFSIASNLFESKLESALVASNNAAKEAQTLLDSSDAADRAALQLVMERVFATVQTVSGSSSIALFREPGQAPNELAPQDQLAPSMSGLVSPELRASVQEDRDGQYWQSVELGGAAGGDGEPGVVVGTDLAVPGAGTYELYIGYSFADAEATLAFMQVIGIIGAIALLVLLAAITLLVVRWVIEPVRTVAATSRRLAAGDLGVRMPEQGEDELATLAASFNGMADTLQARIRELAELSVMQQRFVSDVSHELRTPLTTIRLAGDVLYGQREEFPGPTSRTVELLHTQTERFERLLADLLEISRYDAGSVELVTEPTNLVHLAGDAIESMHELAREHGSELRLVAPGGHLDAEVDPRRIRRIVRNLLGNAIEHGEGRPIVVSVDSDAGAVALSVRDYGLGMTEGEAARVFDRFWRADPSRTRTIGGTGLGLAISLEDAIAHGGALEVWSKPGAGTVFRLTVPRVAGRPITGSPLPLEPVDPEADEPGESPSPRLDTQSVEVRDA; the protein is encoded by the coding sequence ATGGCGGGCGAGGCATCCGCGGTGCCGGGCGGCGTGGCCGACGGCGTGCGTCGTCGCCTCACCGCGGCCGGTGGACGCATCGGCGCGCTGTGGCGTCGCTCGCTGCAGTTCCGCACGGTGCTGATCACCATCGGGCTCTCCGGTCTCGCGATCCTCGTCATCGGGCTCTACATCACCTTCAGCATCGCCTCGAACCTGTTCGAGTCGAAGCTCGAGTCGGCGCTCGTCGCCTCCAACAACGCGGCGAAGGAGGCGCAGACCCTCCTCGATTCCTCGGACGCCGCCGACCGCGCCGCGCTCCAGCTCGTGATGGAGCGCGTGTTCGCGACCGTGCAGACCGTCTCGGGCAGCTCGTCGATCGCCCTGTTCCGCGAACCCGGCCAGGCGCCGAACGAACTCGCTCCGCAGGACCAGCTGGCCCCGTCGATGTCGGGCCTCGTGAGTCCCGAGCTCCGCGCGAGCGTGCAGGAGGACCGCGACGGGCAGTACTGGCAGTCGGTCGAGCTCGGCGGCGCGGCCGGCGGCGACGGCGAGCCCGGCGTGGTGGTCGGCACCGACCTCGCGGTGCCCGGCGCGGGCACCTACGAGCTGTACATCGGCTACAGCTTCGCCGACGCCGAGGCGACGCTCGCGTTCATGCAGGTCATCGGCATCATCGGGGCCATCGCCCTCCTCGTGCTGCTCGCCGCGATCACCCTCCTCGTCGTGCGGTGGGTCATCGAGCCCGTCCGGACCGTCGCTGCGACGAGCCGGCGGCTGGCGGCCGGTGACCTCGGCGTCCGGATGCCGGAGCAGGGCGAGGACGAGCTCGCGACCCTCGCGGCGAGCTTCAACGGCATGGCCGACACGCTGCAGGCGCGGATCCGGGAGCTCGCCGAGCTGTCGGTGATGCAGCAGCGATTCGTGTCGGATGTCTCGCACGAGCTCCGCACGCCGCTCACGACCATCCGGCTCGCGGGCGACGTGCTCTACGGCCAGCGCGAGGAGTTCCCCGGGCCGACGTCGCGAACCGTCGAGCTCCTGCACACCCAGACCGAGCGGTTCGAGCGCCTGCTCGCGGACCTGCTCGAGATCAGCCGGTACGACGCCGGCTCGGTCGAGCTCGTGACCGAGCCGACGAACCTCGTCCATCTGGCCGGCGACGCGATCGAGTCGATGCACGAGCTGGCGCGGGAGCACGGCAGCGAGCTCCGCCTCGTCGCTCCGGGCGGGCACCTCGACGCCGAGGTCGACCCACGACGTATCCGCCGGATCGTGCGGAACCTGCTCGGCAACGCGATCGAGCACGGCGAGGGCCGGCCGATCGTCGTCTCGGTCGACAGCGACGCGGGGGCGGTGGCGCTGAGCGTGCGGGACTACGGGCTCGGGATGACGGAGGGCGAGGCCGCGCGGGTGTTCGACCGCTTCTGGCGCGCGGATCCGAGTCGTACGAGGACGATCGGCGGCACGGGGCTCGGCCTCGCGATCTCCCTCGAAGACGCGATCGCGCACGGCGGAGCGCTCGAGGTGTGGTCGAAGCCCGGGGCGGGCACGGTGTTCCGCCTCACCGTGCCGCGGGTCGCCGGGCGTCCGATCACCGGCTCACCGCTCCCGCTGGAGCCGGTCGACCCGGAGGCCGACGAGCCGGGGGAGTCGCCCTCTCCACGGCTCGACACCCAGAGTGTGGAGGTGCGGGATGCGTAG
- the mtrA gene encoding MtrAB system response regulator MtrA, translating to MTARVLVVDDDTALAEMIGIVLRTEGFDPVFCADGAGALQAFRDTRPDLVLLDLMLPGMDGIEVCGRIRAESGTPIIMLTAKSDTTDVVKGLESGADDYMVKPFNPKELVARIRTRLRPAPDPVVETIAIGDLVIDAAGHEVRRGDQRINLTPLEFDLLLALASKPQQVFTREMLLEQVWGYHYKADTRLVNVHVQRLRAKVEHDPDNPRIVQTVRGVGYRAGATT from the coding sequence ATGACTGCACGCGTACTCGTCGTCGACGACGACACGGCCCTGGCCGAGATGATCGGCATCGTCCTGCGCACGGAGGGGTTCGACCCGGTGTTCTGCGCCGACGGGGCGGGTGCCCTGCAGGCGTTCCGCGACACCCGGCCCGACCTGGTGCTGCTCGACCTCATGCTGCCGGGCATGGACGGCATCGAGGTGTGCGGGCGGATCCGCGCGGAGTCGGGCACCCCCATCATAATGCTGACGGCGAAGTCCGACACCACCGATGTCGTGAAGGGCCTCGAGTCGGGCGCCGACGACTACATGGTGAAGCCCTTCAACCCGAAGGAGCTGGTCGCGCGCATCCGCACGCGGCTCCGCCCGGCACCCGACCCCGTCGTCGAGACGATCGCCATCGGCGACCTCGTCATCGATGCGGCCGGCCACGAGGTGCGCCGCGGCGACCAGCGCATCAACCTCACGCCGCTCGAGTTCGACCTCCTCCTCGCGCTGGCGTCCAAGCCGCAGCAGGTCTTCACGCGCGAGATGCTGCTCGAGCAGGTGTGGGGCTACCACTACAAGGCCGATACCCGGCTGGTGAACGTGCACGTCCAGCGGCTCCGCGCGAAGGTCGAGCACGACCCCGACAACCCGCGCATCGTGCAGACGGTGCGGGGCGTCGGCTACCGCGCCGGCGCGACCACCTAG
- a CDS encoding glycerophosphoryl diester phosphodiesterase membrane domain-containing protein — MSDRAWQAPDGARDPMLPPAPPPPPPGWEQAPPPPPPGWQQAPAPAPQGWAPPPKPGLIPLHPLGFGTILWAPFRTLRRNPAPTFGSGLLVQLASVLLTAAVFVPLALVLAARTAQAGADDQDAVLTGSIAALLVAMLIPIAVTLVGGAFLQGVMVVEVASGTLGERLRFGALWRRAATRIWPLLGWTALVALAVGVAVGAGIAVVVTGILVGGPVGALVSVLLVILGALGVLVLWAWLGTKLALVPSVIVLEGRGIGSAVRRSWQLTDGYFWRTFGTLALVSVILSFASQVVTQPLAFIGGILGGLLDPTGSSGTAAVVLVVVYAVTLLISIVIGAITTVVQAGLVALIAIDLRMRKEGLDLDLQRHVERRDAGLPVGDPYAAPAERPTAAPVPTPPPPAAPYAGPVR, encoded by the coding sequence GTGTCCGATCGAGCTTGGCAGGCCCCCGACGGGGCCCGCGACCCGATGCTTCCCCCTGCTCCCCCGCCGCCCCCGCCCGGCTGGGAGCAGGCGCCCCCTCCGCCGCCGCCCGGCTGGCAGCAGGCGCCGGCGCCGGCGCCGCAAGGCTGGGCGCCGCCGCCGAAGCCCGGCCTCATCCCGCTGCATCCGCTCGGATTCGGCACCATCCTCTGGGCGCCGTTCCGCACGCTTCGCCGCAACCCGGCGCCGACCTTCGGCAGCGGACTGCTCGTGCAGCTCGCCTCGGTGCTGCTGACCGCGGCGGTGTTCGTGCCGCTCGCGCTCGTCCTCGCTGCGCGCACCGCTCAGGCCGGCGCCGACGATCAGGACGCCGTGCTGACCGGCTCGATCGCGGCGCTGCTGGTCGCGATGCTCATCCCGATCGCCGTGACACTGGTGGGCGGGGCCTTCCTGCAGGGCGTCATGGTCGTGGAGGTGGCGAGCGGCACCCTCGGCGAACGCCTTCGGTTCGGAGCGCTCTGGCGGCGCGCCGCGACCCGGATCTGGCCGCTGCTCGGCTGGACGGCCCTGGTGGCCCTGGCGGTGGGCGTCGCCGTGGGAGCCGGCATCGCCGTCGTGGTGACCGGCATCCTGGTGGGCGGGCCCGTGGGCGCACTGGTCTCCGTGCTCCTCGTGATCCTCGGTGCGCTGGGCGTCCTGGTGCTGTGGGCGTGGCTCGGCACGAAGCTGGCGCTCGTGCCGAGCGTCATCGTGCTCGAGGGCCGGGGCATCGGCTCGGCGGTGCGGCGTTCCTGGCAGCTCACCGACGGCTATTTCTGGCGCACGTTCGGCACCCTCGCGCTCGTGAGCGTCATCCTGAGCTTCGCCTCCCAGGTCGTCACGCAGCCGCTGGCCTTCATCGGCGGCATCCTCGGCGGGCTGCTCGACCCGACCGGCAGCTCGGGCACCGCCGCAGTCGTGCTGGTCGTCGTCTACGCGGTGACCCTGCTCATCTCGATCGTCATCGGCGCGATCACCACCGTCGTGCAGGCCGGGCTCGTCGCACTCATCGCGATCGACCTGCGCATGCGCAAGGAAGGGCTCGATCTCGACCTGCAGCGCCACGTCGAGCGGCGCGACGCCGGGCTGCCCGTGGGCGACCCCTACGCGGCGCCGGCCGAACGGCCGACGGCCGCCCCGGTGCCCACCCCGCCGCCTCCGGCCGCCCCGTACGCCGGCCCGGTGCGCTGA
- a CDS encoding DUF4129 domain-containing protein gives MSDIPVDPDAPEARRWLLDELSRPEYREAEPTWFDLAAQAVRDWLIGLFQGGVGLPGGILPVLAVLLVVVLVVVGILVFGVPRLRRRRGGGGRAPLFDDADTRSLAELRRAADAAEAAGDYGLAIEERFRAVVRALVDRELVRAHPGTTAHGFAASAAPGFPGHASRLQSAADAFDAVRYLGRPGTIEEARALAALDRDLAAATPVPAATAGAVA, from the coding sequence GTGAGCGACATCCCCGTCGACCCCGACGCTCCCGAGGCGCGCCGGTGGCTGCTCGACGAGCTCTCCCGCCCCGAATACCGGGAGGCCGAGCCGACGTGGTTCGACCTCGCGGCGCAGGCGGTCCGCGACTGGCTGATCGGCCTGTTCCAGGGCGGCGTCGGTCTCCCGGGCGGCATCCTGCCCGTCCTCGCCGTGCTGCTCGTCGTGGTGCTGGTGGTCGTCGGGATCCTCGTGTTCGGCGTCCCGCGGCTGCGCCGCCGACGGGGCGGCGGCGGCCGGGCACCGCTGTTCGACGACGCCGACACGCGCTCGCTCGCCGAGCTCCGCCGGGCTGCGGATGCCGCCGAGGCCGCCGGCGACTACGGCCTCGCGATCGAGGAGCGCTTCCGCGCGGTGGTCAGGGCGCTGGTCGACCGCGAGCTCGTCCGCGCCCACCCGGGCACCACGGCCCACGGCTTCGCCGCCAGCGCGGCGCCCGGCTTCCCCGGCCACGCCTCCCGGCTCCAGAGCGCGGCCGACGCGTTCGACGCCGTGCGCTACCTCGGCCGCCCGGGCACGATCGAGGAGGCGCGCGCACTCGCCGCGCTGGATCGCGACCTCGCCGCGGCGACGCCGGTGCCCGCCGCGACGGCGGGGGCAGTCGCGTGA